In Acidimicrobiales bacterium, the DNA window CCGACCGGTCCTCGACCTCCACGGGCTCGGTGAGATGCAGGACGAGCTCAACGCGATGTCGAAGCAGGGCCGGTGGGAGGAGATGGGCGCGCTGATCACCGACGACGTGCTCGACCTGTTCGCCGTCGTCGCCGCACCGGAGGACCTCGCCGACGCCGTGGCCGCCCGTTTCGGCGACGTGGTCCAACGCCTCAGCTTCTACACCCCCCGCTCCGGCGACGTGTCCCGGTGGCGCACCGCGATCGAGCGCCTGCAGGGCGTCGGCGGGTGACGACCGGGCCGGAGCTGCACGTCGACGTCCACGACGGCGTCGGCGAGCACCTCCTCCTGGTGCACGGCTTCCTCTCGAGCCGCGCCCACTGGCTGCCCAACCTCCCCCGCCTGGCCGAGGTCTGCCGCCCGGTCACCGTCGAGCTGTGGGGCCACGGGCGGTCGCCGTCGCCCACGGAGCCCGAGTGGTACGAACCGGCGGCGTACCCCGCGGCGTTCGAGGCCGTGCGGGAGGCCGTCGGGTGCGAGCGCTGGTTCGTCTGCGGCCAGTCGTTGGGCGCAGCGTTCACCCTGCGCTACGTGCTCGACCGCCCCGAGCGGGTGCTCGGCCACATCTTCACCAACAGCGCCGCCGCCGTGGCGGTCGAGGGCCGGATCGATCCGGCCCGCATGGAGGCCATGGCCGAAGCGTTCGAGCAGGGGGGCACCGAGGCCATACGGGCCCAACGCATGTTCCCGGGCAACGTCGAGGGCCTGTCCGACGACGTCCGGGCCGCCCTGTACGACGACGCCGGGCTCCACGACCCCGTCGGTCTCGCCCGCACGTTGCGCTTCGGGTCGGACACGTCGTCGCGGTCGAGGATCGCGGCGAACCAGGTGCCCACCCTCCTCGTGGTGGGGGAGCGGGAGAAGGGGTTCGTCGGCCCTCGTCGCCTCCTCGAGGAGACCATGCCCCACCTCCAGGTCGTGCCGGCCGACGCCGGCCACGGCGTGAACC includes these proteins:
- a CDS encoding alpha/beta fold hydrolase encodes the protein MTTGPELHVDVHDGVGEHLLLVHGFLSSRAHWLPNLPRLAEVCRPVTVELWGHGRSPSPTEPEWYEPAAYPAAFEAVREAVGCERWFVCGQSLGAAFTLRYVLDRPERVLGHIFTNSAAAVAVEGRIDPARMEAMAEAFEQGGTEAIRAQRMFPGNVEGLSDDVRAALYDDAGLHDPVGLARTLRFGSDTSSRSRIAANQVPTLLVVGEREKGFVGPRRLLEETMPHLQVVPADAGHGVNLEAPGTFDDAVVRFITELSPV